One Mugil cephalus isolate CIBA_MC_2020 chromosome 12, CIBA_Mcephalus_1.1, whole genome shotgun sequence DNA segment encodes these proteins:
- the gcgb gene encoding glucagon b, translating to MKSAHSLAGLLLLIIIQSSWQVPDQDTDHNSMLLTENSMLNEPTELSNMKRHSEGTFSNDYSKYLETRRAQDFVQWLKNSKRNGSLFRRHADGTYTSDVSSYLQDQAAKEFVSWLKTGRGRRE from the exons ATGAAAAGTGCTCACTCTTTAGCTGGACTCCTGCTCCTGATCATCATCCAAAGCAGCTGGCAGGTGCCTGACCAAGACACAGACCACAACTCCAT GCTATTGACTGAAAACTCGATGCTCAACGAACCCACTGAGCTCTCAAACATGAAGAGACATTCGGAGGGAACGTTTTCCAACGACTACAGCAAATACCTGGAGACGAGAAGAGCGCAAGACTTTGTCCAGTGGCTGAAGAACTCAAAAAGGAACGG GAGCCTGTTCAGACGCCATGCAGACGGCACCTACACCAGTGACGTGAGCTCCTACCTGCAGGACCAGGCAGCCAAGGAGTTTGTGTCCTGGCTGAAGACCGGCCGAGGCAGGAGAGAATAA
- the LOC125018154 gene encoding dipeptidyl peptidase 4 codes for MGCSKVMWGVIGAAVVITLITIPAVYYSKSGHAKRPFTLVDYFNDTIRWKRYNLYWISDTEYLHKTSDGHIFLHNAETKEESLYLSNSTFAQVDANDYLLSGDHKYIAFESNYTKKWRHSFTASYSIYDRERSTFVTPANLPPVIQYFAWAPTGNKYAYVSDFNVFFKSDVTAEVVQVTRNGKKNEVLNGVPDWVYEEEVFASNGAIWWSSTGRFLTYAEFNDTDVHKVEFSWYGSEQYPQTVAVPYPKAGSALTKVKLFVVDTTDPSRRTQVVPPAPLASGDHILCSVNWVTDDRVAVQWLTRKQNYVVVQIYDFDGSGWKEKQKFEQTSKTGWVGHYMPLPLFFAEDKLSFYKVMSDTQGYKHIHYVKDGKATPITSGKWEVIYISKLTKDAIYFVSNQYNGIPVQRNLFKVTIGRSPSAPLCLTCSVYKDRCQYNSAYFSSDASYYRMDCYGPGLPLYTLVDNRDSNAEPTILQDNKELKNILSEIQMPTVQYGSLKVAGFDLWYEMMLPPNFKKSKKYPLLIDVYAGPCSQSVSYRFKLSWATYLSSSLGIIVASFDGRGSGYQGDEIMHSIYRRLGTFEVEDQITAVRKFIDMGFIDKDRIAIWGWSYGGYVSSMALGAGTGLFKCGIAVAPVAKWEYYDAVYTERYMGKPTENSDSYQNSSVTSRAKNFRKVEYLLVHGTADDNVHFQQAAQISKALVDEQVEFETMWYADKDHGLTGSAYPHIYTLMSHFLQKCLNPK; via the exons ATG GGCTGCAGCAAGGTGATGTGGGGGGTGATAGGGGCGGCTGTCGTCATCACGCTAATAACAATCCCAGCAGTTTATTACAGCA AGTCTGGCCATGCCAAAAGGCCTTTCACCCTGGTAGATTACTTCAACGACACCATCAGATGGAAACGCTACAATTTGTATTGGATCTCAG ataCGGAGTATTTGCATAAAACAAGTGATGGACACATCTTCCTCCACAATGCAGAAACGAAAGAGGAGTCCCTATATTTGAGCAATTCAACCTTT GCCCAAGTGGATGCAAATGATTACTTGTTGTCGGGTGATCATAAATACATCGCTTTTGAAAGCAATTACACAAAG AAATGGAGGCATTCATTCACAGCATCGTATTCCATCTACGACAGGGAGAGATC AACATTTGTTACACCTGCGAACCTTCCGCCTGTCATACAGTACTTTGCCTGGGCCCCAACAGGAAACAAATAT gcctATGTCTCAGACTTCAACGTGTTTTTCAAGTCTGATGTCACTGCTGAAGTCGTACAAGTGACTCGCAATGGGAAAAAGAATGAGGTCCTTAATGGCGTCCCTGACTGGGTCTACGAGG AGGAAGTGTTTGCATCAAATGGGGCAATATGGTGGTCCTCCACTGGGAGATTCCTTACTTATGCGGAGTTTAATGACACAGACGTTCACAAAGTGGAGTTCTCTTGGTATGGGTCGGAGCAATATCCTCAAACAGTGGCTGTTCCATACCCAAAG GCTGGATCAGCCCTTACCAAGGTGAAACTGTTTGTGGTAGACACCACTGATCCCTCCCGCCGCACGCAGGTCGTTCCACCTGCTCCACTTGCTTCTGG TGATCACATTTTGTGCTCGGTGAACTGGGTAACGGACGACCGCGTCGCTGTGCAGTGGCTCACGAGAAAACAGAATTACGTGGTCGTGCAGATCTATGACTTCGACGGAAGTGGCTGGAAAGAAAAGCAG AAATTTGAGCAGACAAGCAAGACGGGCTGGGTAGGACAT TATATGCCCTTGCCTCTTTTCTTTGCTGAAGATAAGCTCAGCTTCTACAAAGTGATGAGCGACACCCAGGGCTACAAACATATTCATTATGTGAAAGAT GGCAAAGCAACCCCAATTACCTCTGGGAAATGGGAGGTTATCTACATATCCAAATTAACAAAAGACGCCAT ataTTTTGTGAGTAATCAGTACAATGGAATACCTGTGCAGAGAAATCTCTTCAA aGTTACGATTGGAAGAAGCCCCTCTGCCCCCCTGTGTCTCACTTGCAGCGTGTACAAAGACAGGTGCCAGTACAATTCCGCTTACTTCAGCTCTGACGCCTCTTACTACCGGATGGACTGCTACG GACCTGGATTGCCCCTCTACACACTTGTGGACAACAGGGATTCAAATGCAG agcCTACCATTCTTCAAGACAACAAGGAACTGAAAAACATTCTGTCTGAAATCCAAATGCCGACTGTGCAATATGGCTCCTTGAAGGTTGCAGGATTTG ATCTTTGGTACGAAATGATGTTACCACCGAATTTCAAGAAGTCTAAAAAATATCCTCTTCTTATTGATGT TTACGCCGGCCCCTGCAGTCAAAGTGTGTCCTATCGCTTCAAGCTGAGCTGGGCCACGTATCTCTCAAGTTCGCTCGGGATCATCGTCGCCAGCTTTGATGGACGGGGAAGCGGTTACCAAGGTGACGAAATAATGCACTCAATCTACAGACGCCTCGGGACGTTTGAAGTGGAAGATCAGATAACAGCGGTCAG AAAGTTCATTGATATGGGTTTTATCGACAAAGACAGAATAGCAATATGGGGCTGG TCATACGGTGGCTATGTCTCGTCAATGGCCTTGGGTGCCGGAACTGGACTCTTCAAGTGTGGAATTGCAGTGGCCCCGGTTGCCAAGTGGGAATATTATG atgCGGTGTACACTGAGCGCTACATGGGCAAACCCACGGAGAATTCAGATTCCTACCAG AACTCCTCAGTGACATCCAGAGCCAAGAACTTCAGAAAAGTAGAGTACCTGCTGGTTCACGGCACGGCCGATG ACAATGTCCACTTCCAGCAGGCCGCACAGATCTCCAAAGCTCTGGTGGATGAGCAAGTGGAGTTTGAGACGATG TGGTACGCTGACAAGGACCACGGTCTCACAGGATCAGCCTACCCTCATATATACACCCTCATGAGTCACTTCCTGCAGAAATGCCTTAATCCCAAATAG